The following proteins are co-located in the Paenibacillus sp. JNUCC32 genome:
- a CDS encoding alpha-amylase, translating into MQRNHTIMQFFEWHVAADGSHWNRLKNAAPELSKAGIDAVWIPPVTKASSAEDNGYGVYDLYDLGEFDQKGTVRTKYGTKQELTDAIAACQKNGIAVYVDLVMNHKAGADETERFRVVQVDEMDRTKDISKPFEIEGWTKFTFPGRGDQYSAFQWNFTHFNGTDYDEINKRSGIYRIVGENKSWSDKVDNEFGNYDYLMFANIDYSHPDVRKEMIAWGKWLVDTLQCSGFRLDAIKHINHDFIKEFAAAMKKKRGDDFYIVGEFWNPELQDCRNFLDTVDYKIDLFDVSLHYKLQAASKAGRSFDLRTIFDDTLVQSHPMNAVTFVDNHDSQPQESLESWVEDWFKQSAYALILLRKDGYPSVFYGDYYGIGGENPIPGKREAIDPLLYARANRAYGEQDDYFDHPNTIGWVRRGIPEIECSGCAVVIANGEAGDKRMFVGEHRAGEVWVDLTRTRKDRVTIGEDGFGLFPVNGGSVSVWAHPDIPVEA; encoded by the coding sequence ATGCAGCGAAATCATACGATTATGCAATTCTTCGAATGGCATGTGGCAGCCGACGGCTCCCACTGGAACCGGCTCAAGAACGCAGCGCCGGAGCTGAGCAAGGCAGGGATCGACGCGGTTTGGATTCCTCCGGTGACAAAGGCATCGTCCGCCGAGGACAATGGTTACGGCGTTTACGACCTGTATGATCTGGGAGAATTCGATCAGAAGGGAACGGTTCGCACGAAGTACGGAACCAAGCAGGAATTGACCGATGCCATCGCGGCCTGCCAGAAGAACGGGATCGCGGTTTATGTGGATCTGGTGATGAACCATAAGGCGGGCGCCGATGAGACCGAACGTTTCCGGGTGGTACAGGTCGACGAGATGGATCGGACCAAGGATATTTCGAAGCCGTTCGAGATCGAGGGATGGACCAAATTCACGTTCCCCGGCCGGGGGGACCAATACTCTGCCTTCCAATGGAACTTCACTCATTTCAACGGGACCGATTACGACGAAATCAACAAACGTTCCGGCATTTACCGCATCGTCGGCGAGAATAAATCGTGGAGCGACAAGGTGGACAATGAATTCGGCAATTACGACTACCTGATGTTTGCCAACATTGATTACAGCCATCCGGATGTGCGCAAGGAAATGATTGCATGGGGAAAATGGCTGGTGGATACGCTGCAATGCAGCGGATTCCGGCTGGATGCGATCAAGCACATCAATCATGACTTCATCAAAGAATTTGCGGCAGCCATGAAAAAAAAGCGCGGCGATGATTTTTACATCGTGGGGGAGTTCTGGAACCCCGAGCTTCAGGACTGCCGGAATTTCCTGGATACGGTGGATTATAAAATCGATCTGTTCGACGTGTCTCTTCACTATAAACTCCAAGCGGCTTCGAAAGCCGGCCGCTCCTTCGATCTGCGGACGATTTTCGACGATACGCTCGTGCAATCGCATCCGATGAATGCCGTCACGTTTGTGGACAATCACGACTCGCAGCCGCAGGAATCGCTGGAATCCTGGGTCGAGGATTGGTTCAAGCAGAGCGCTTATGCGTTGATCCTGCTGCGGAAGGACGGTTATCCTTCGGTCTTCTACGGCGATTATTACGGAATCGGCGGCGAGAACCCCATTCCCGGCAAACGGGAAGCGATTGATCCGCTGTTGTATGCCCGGGCGAATCGGGCGTACGGCGAGCAGGATGATTATTTTGACCACCCGAATACGATAGGCTGGGTCCGCCGCGGCATACCGGAAATCGAATGTTCCGGCTGCGCGGTGGTCATCGCCAACGGCGAAGCCGGGGATAAGCGAATGTTTGTCGGCGAGCATCGCGCCGGAGAGGTATGGGTGGATCTGACCCGCACCCGGAAGGATCGCGTAACGATCGGCGAGGACGGCTTCGGCCTGTTCCCGGTGAACGGCGGCAGCGTGTCCGTCTGGGCTCACCCGGATATCCCCGTAGAAGCGTGA
- a CDS encoding YeiH family protein, which yields MAEPAYSKSQEHVHRLVRWTQHSLPATAGGVAFTFVIALIGYGLASVPGLGYLGQLAWAILIAAVYRQLRGYPERLRIGIQFTAKRLLRLAIILYGLKLNIGVVFQQGLDLMLRDVISVVFAIGLTLMIAKWLKADMSLSLLLGIGTGVCGAAAIAAVSPIVKAKEKDTALGAGLIAFLGTIVAIGYTLVQPLLPLSDTQYGIWSGVSLHEIAHVALAAAPAGEDALAISLLAKLGRVFLLVPLSIVLMVWMKRTGRLQSQTRMEFPWFLLGFIAASLLGSWEFTGQPIIPLPIKDTISQAASFILAMAMVGLGLNVHLKDIRGAWRPLLAMAITTVLLILLTYAMA from the coding sequence ATGGCTGAACCCGCATATTCCAAATCTCAAGAGCATGTCCATCGTCTGGTTCGATGGACGCAGCATTCGCTGCCCGCCACTGCTGGCGGCGTAGCCTTTACCTTTGTCATCGCCCTTATCGGTTACGGATTAGCCAGCGTGCCGGGCCTTGGCTATCTTGGCCAGCTTGCCTGGGCAATTCTGATCGCCGCTGTATACCGGCAGCTCCGCGGTTACCCGGAGAGACTGCGCATCGGGATCCAATTCACGGCCAAGCGTCTGCTGCGCCTAGCGATCATTCTATATGGCTTAAAGCTGAATATCGGCGTCGTATTCCAGCAAGGCTTGGATTTAATGCTGAGAGATGTCATCAGCGTCGTGTTTGCGATCGGGCTTACACTAATGATTGCCAAATGGCTGAAGGCCGATATGTCCCTGTCCCTTCTGCTCGGGATCGGAACAGGCGTATGCGGCGCGGCCGCCATCGCCGCCGTGTCCCCGATCGTGAAAGCCAAGGAAAAGGATACCGCGCTTGGAGCAGGGCTTATTGCCTTTCTCGGAACCATCGTCGCGATCGGTTATACCCTCGTCCAGCCGCTGCTTCCCTTATCGGATACCCAATACGGCATCTGGTCGGGCGTAAGTCTTCATGAGATCGCCCATGTGGCACTCGCAGCCGCTCCGGCAGGCGAAGATGCTCTTGCGATCAGCCTGCTTGCCAAGCTTGGCCGCGTATTTCTGCTCGTGCCGCTCAGCATCGTGCTAATGGTCTGGATGAAGCGGACCGGACGTTTGCAGAGCCAAACGCGGATGGAGTTTCCCTGGTTCCTGCTTGGCTTCATCGCAGCGAGCTTGCTGGGAAGCTGGGAATTTACCGGACAACCGATCATTCCCCTGCCGATCAAGGATACGATATCCCAGGCAGCCTCCTTCATCCTTGCCATGGCGATGGTGGGACTTGGCCTGAATGTCCACTTGAAGGACATACGCGGCGCCTGGCGGCCGCTGCTGGCCATGGCCATCACCACCGTGCTTCTGATCCTGCTGACTTATGCCATGGCATAA
- a CDS encoding LysR family transcriptional regulator, producing the protein MDQALEVFVAVVDKGNFTRAAEELLMTQPAVSQYIQALERSVGTKLLERTNKYVRLTKAGEIVYHHAKDILGLYTRMNALVDDLMHRASGHLSIGSSYTFGEYMLPHLIAYMRERYPLIRPSITIGNTKEVAEMILRHEADIGIVEGDYQDEKLHIEAFAEDEMVVMVPRDGRYDHLQEVPLSELADETWIVREAGSGTREATERMFSRYHVHPKHIVEFGSTQLIKESVEAGLGVTLLSRWAVRKEIRLGTLHMLVPDGKPVARQFSWITQKTPYHTKAVEIFLELLRQQRGFPKEV; encoded by the coding sequence GTGGATCAAGCACTGGAAGTATTCGTAGCCGTCGTAGACAAGGGGAATTTTACCCGCGCGGCCGAGGAACTGCTTATGACACAGCCGGCGGTAAGCCAGTATATCCAGGCGCTGGAGCGTTCCGTTGGCACCAAGCTGCTGGAGAGAACCAATAAATACGTCCGGCTTACGAAAGCGGGAGAGATCGTATACCATCATGCGAAGGACATTTTGGGCCTGTACACCCGCATGAACGCCCTTGTGGACGATTTGATGCATCGGGCAAGCGGCCATCTGTCCATCGGCTCCAGCTATACCTTCGGGGAGTACATGCTGCCGCATTTGATCGCTTATATGAGGGAGCGTTATCCCTTGATCCGCCCGTCGATTACAATCGGGAACACCAAGGAGGTGGCGGAGATGATATTGCGACATGAGGCGGATATCGGGATCGTCGAGGGCGACTATCAGGATGAGAAGCTGCATATCGAGGCTTTCGCGGAGGATGAAATGGTGGTGATGGTCCCCCGTGACGGGCGGTATGACCATCTGCAGGAGGTGCCGCTGTCCGAGCTGGCGGATGAGACCTGGATTGTCAGGGAAGCCGGTTCGGGCACCCGCGAGGCAACGGAGCGGATGTTCTCCCGGTATCATGTTCATCCTAAGCATATCGTGGAGTTCGGAAGCACCCAGTTGATCAAGGAATCCGTGGAGGCAGGCCTTGGCGTTACGCTGTTGTCGAGGTGGGCGGTGCGCAAGGAGATTCGACTCGGAACGCTGCATATGCTGGTACCGGATGGCAAGCCGGTGGCGCGCCAGTTCTCATGGATTACGCAGAAGACGCCTTATCACACCAAGGCCGTTGAGATCTTTCTGGAGCTTCTGCGTCAACAGCGTGGATTTCCTAAGGAAGTGTAG
- a CDS encoding DUF378 domain-containing protein codes for MRTFNTIALLLLIIGGINWLLVGLFQYDLVAALFGGQSSVGSRIIYTIVGLCALYSIRFFGDVTNDDRSTAK; via the coding sequence ATGAGAACATTTAATACCATCGCATTGCTGTTATTGATTATCGGAGGCATCAACTGGCTGCTCGTGGGTCTGTTTCAATACGACCTGGTCGCTGCATTGTTTGGTGGGCAGAGCTCTGTAGGCTCCCGCATCATCTATACGATTGTCGGACTGTGTGCACTGTACTCGATCCGCTTCTTCGGTGACGTTACGAATGACGACCGTTCAACAGCTAAGTAG
- a CDS encoding glycoside hydrolase family 18 protein: MQPSSWILAGYAGRKVLSEITAEDARRLTHLNIAFAHIQEDKITYTDTNTIHEIQRLKAVNPELTILLSVGGWGSDGFSRAAATSEGRQSVCESAIKLLLEFPFDGIDLDWEYPCYSIAGTAASPNDKENFTLMLKELRETLDQYGRGETHYLLTIAAGADQYYIDGTEINDIHPYLDFIQLMTYDMRGGFQTLTGHHTNLYTSTGDLFRISVDASVRLFTQAGVPREKIVIGAAFYSRKWNDVPNVNNGYLQVAPSSGGYGPTYTQLAAEYFSNPSYKRYWDDEAKAPYLFDGSSFITYDDAESLTHKCKYIQEQGLAGIMFWEYSCDATHSLVDALYKALRS; this comes from the coding sequence ATGCAGCCATCATCCTGGATTTTAGCCGGCTACGCAGGGCGCAAAGTCTTATCCGAGATCACGGCCGAAGATGCCCGGCGGCTCACTCACTTGAACATCGCTTTTGCCCATATCCAAGAAGACAAGATTACGTATACCGACACGAACACCATTCACGAGATCCAACGCTTGAAAGCCGTCAATCCCGAATTAACCATACTGTTGTCCGTTGGCGGCTGGGGCTCCGACGGATTCTCGAGAGCGGCAGCCACGTCGGAAGGTAGACAAAGCGTGTGCGAATCGGCGATCAAGCTGCTGCTAGAGTTTCCCTTCGACGGCATTGACCTGGACTGGGAGTATCCATGCTACTCGATCGCCGGAACGGCGGCATCGCCAAACGACAAGGAAAACTTTACGCTGATGCTGAAGGAGCTCCGGGAAACGCTGGATCAGTACGGGCGGGGCGAGACACACTACCTGTTGACCATCGCGGCCGGAGCCGATCAATATTATATCGACGGCACCGAAATCAATGACATCCACCCCTATCTCGACTTCATTCAGCTGATGACGTACGACATGCGCGGCGGATTCCAGACGCTGACGGGCCACCACACCAACCTGTACACCTCCACCGGCGATCTGTTCCGAATCAGCGTCGATGCATCCGTCCGTCTGTTTACCCAAGCCGGTGTGCCGCGCGAAAAAATCGTGATCGGGGCCGCATTCTATTCCAGGAAGTGGAATGATGTGCCGAACGTGAACAACGGATACCTCCAGGTCGCTCCCTCCTCCGGAGGTTACGGCCCGACCTATACCCAGCTCGCTGCCGAGTATTTTAGCAATCCTTCCTATAAGCGGTACTGGGACGACGAAGCCAAAGCGCCTTATTTATTCGACGGCAGCAGCTTCATCACTTACGACGACGCCGAATCCCTGACCCATAAATGCAAATACATACAGGAGCAGGGGCTGGCCGGCATCATGTTCTGGGAATACAGCTGCGATGCTACGCACAGCCTGGTGGATGCCTTGTACAAAGCATTGCGCTCTTAG
- a CDS encoding ABC transporter permease — MQQDGQSALTQSLSVNTMPNRKKNTLWRRMIRNWELYLFIAPAFLYFVIFHYGPMYGIQIAFKNFIPTLGITGSPWVGFDHFERFFNSYYFWDLLWNTLSISLYELAIGFPLPIILALAFNEVKDSFFKRTVQTVTYAPHFISVVVMSGMIITFLSPSSGMIVNFVEMLGFQPPQFLTDPAWFKTVYVLSGVWQSAGWGTIIYLAALSGVDPQLHEAAVVDGASRFKRILHINIPAIVPTITILLILNMGSILGVGFEKILLLQNPLNMSSSDVISTFVYRSGLVDAQYSFSTAVGLFNSVINAILLIAVNQIARRTSENSLW; from the coding sequence ATGCAGCAAGATGGTCAATCCGCCCTGACGCAAAGCTTATCGGTGAACACGATGCCGAATCGTAAGAAAAATACATTATGGAGGAGGATGATTCGAAACTGGGAGCTGTATTTGTTTATCGCTCCGGCATTTCTGTATTTTGTCATTTTCCATTATGGCCCGATGTACGGGATCCAAATTGCCTTCAAAAACTTCATCCCGACGTTGGGAATAACGGGAAGCCCGTGGGTCGGATTCGACCATTTCGAACGCTTCTTTAACTCTTATTACTTCTGGGACTTGCTCTGGAATACCTTGAGCATCAGCTTGTATGAGCTGGCGATCGGCTTTCCGCTTCCCATCATCCTGGCATTGGCCTTCAATGAAGTGAAGGATTCATTCTTCAAGCGTACGGTACAGACCGTCACGTATGCGCCGCATTTTATATCGGTTGTCGTTATGTCCGGCATGATCATTACCTTCTTGTCCCCTTCGTCGGGCATGATCGTTAATTTTGTGGAAATGCTCGGTTTCCAGCCGCCGCAATTCTTGACGGACCCTGCCTGGTTTAAGACCGTGTACGTGCTGTCCGGCGTGTGGCAGAGTGCGGGGTGGGGCACCATCATCTATCTGGCCGCATTGTCGGGCGTCGATCCGCAGCTGCACGAGGCAGCCGTCGTGGATGGTGCCAGCCGATTCAAGCGCATTCTGCACATCAATATTCCGGCGATCGTACCTACGATCACGATCCTGCTGATTCTGAATATGGGCAGCATTTTAGGGGTTGGATTCGAGAAAATCCTGCTGCTGCAAAACCCGCTGAACATGAGTTCATCCGATGTCATCTCGACCTTCGTCTACCGGTCCGGTCTGGTCGATGCCCAGTACAGCTTCTCCACGGCCGTCGGATTGTTCAACTCGGTAATTAATGCGATACTGCTGATCGCGGTGAACCAAATTGCACGCCGCACCAGCGAAAACAGCCTGTGGTAG
- a CDS encoding carbohydrate ABC transporter permease — translation MPSTVRESKGDKLFLLCNYIYLTIALIIVLYPLLYIVSASISDPKYVSSGEMWLIPKGITFDGYARVFENANIWIGYKNTIIYTVIGTIVNLIVTLPAAYALSRSDFVGRGFFMAVFLVTMFFGGGLIPSYLLVKDLGMVNSMWALILPGAASIWNIIVSRTFFQSTIPKELQEAAHIDGCTNFRLFVKIVLPLSMPIIAVMALFYGVGHWNSYFSAMIYLNDAAKYPLQLFLRQILVLQEMAAQGGGAIDASSAAAMNSKAEIAALVKYAVIIVATLPVIAVYPFLQRYFVQGVMIGSVKG, via the coding sequence ATGCCATCCACGGTAAGGGAAAGCAAGGGGGATAAATTATTCCTGCTATGCAACTACATCTATTTGACGATTGCACTGATCATCGTACTGTACCCGCTGCTGTACATTGTCAGCGCTTCTATCAGTGATCCGAAGTACGTAAGCTCAGGTGAAATGTGGTTGATTCCGAAAGGGATAACTTTTGATGGATATGCCAGGGTGTTTGAGAATGCCAACATTTGGATTGGCTATAAGAACACGATTATTTATACAGTGATAGGTACGATCGTGAATTTGATTGTCACGCTGCCTGCAGCCTATGCGCTCAGTCGCTCAGATTTTGTGGGTAGAGGATTCTTTATGGCGGTGTTCCTGGTTACGATGTTTTTCGGCGGGGGACTGATTCCGAGTTACCTGCTCGTGAAAGATCTTGGCATGGTCAACAGCATGTGGGCTCTTATACTGCCGGGAGCTGCGTCCATATGGAACATCATTGTGTCCCGGACGTTCTTCCAATCGACCATTCCGAAGGAGCTTCAGGAAGCGGCCCATATCGACGGCTGTACGAACTTCCGGTTATTCGTCAAAATCGTATTGCCGCTCTCGATGCCGATTATTGCCGTCATGGCGCTTTTCTACGGCGTCGGACATTGGAACAGTTACTTCAGCGCCATGATTTATCTGAACGATGCGGCGAAGTATCCGCTGCAGCTCTTCCTGCGTCAAATCCTGGTGCTTCAGGAGATGGCGGCTCAGGGCGGCGGGGCGATTGACGCCTCATCCGCTGCAGCGATGAATTCCAAAGCGGAAATTGCCGCACTGGTCAAATATGCGGTCATTATCGTTGCGACACTTCCGGTTATTGCTGTTTACCCGTTCCTTCAACGTTATTTTGTGCAGGGTGTTATGATTGGTTCCGTTAAGGGCTGA
- a CDS encoding extracellular solute-binding protein encodes MKKLRKASSILLCLTLSATMLAACGSPKGDGAATAPSGTASTEGVKKEGFPIVDEPITLTVMSQDAGVADWNTMPVLQEMEKLSGIKLEYQLSPIDSFETKKNLVFASGDLPDMFYAADLKPAEQVTYGSQGILIPLEKYIDEGYAPNIKKIFDENPDVRKSFTTPDGHIYALPFVDKAAVWYRGPMWYNGKFLKALNVSEPKTTEELYTFLKRVKEEDPNGNGKKDEIPLTSVKLDDLRMYFFGFWGMYNEGIYSDKDGKVHYPYQEEGYKGYLTFMNRLWKEELLDHETFSQTGDQKKAKGENNQLALFNDYHAYFTLGGEPSSEHPLMTPVKSEIADSPVYGMHPGMSARGTFAISSSNPAPEATMRWIDYLYSYEGATLFNQGPEGTLWKFKDEANRVKEWLPVPGGGDREEYRGKITPNYGILTPGVNDPDVAKGLRTEFDEWIDQQNQEKLVPIGKSPFPNVYLTNEEQSEATALLSDLETYVKQMEAKFVTGQEPLENWDKYVAQVKKMGSDRLVELYQGAYDRWNAEQ; translated from the coding sequence ATGAAAAAGCTTCGCAAGGCATCATCTATTTTACTCTGCCTCACCCTCTCAGCAACCATGCTTGCAGCCTGTGGTTCACCTAAAGGAGATGGCGCTGCTACAGCACCGTCCGGGACAGCCAGCACGGAAGGGGTAAAGAAGGAAGGTTTCCCGATTGTGGATGAGCCGATCACGCTGACGGTCATGTCACAGGATGCCGGTGTAGCCGATTGGAATACGATGCCCGTACTACAAGAGATGGAGAAATTGTCAGGCATCAAGCTGGAATATCAGCTTTCTCCGATTGACAGCTTTGAAACAAAGAAAAATCTGGTGTTTGCGAGCGGCGATTTGCCCGATATGTTCTATGCGGCGGATCTGAAGCCGGCTGAGCAGGTAACTTACGGCAGCCAGGGCATCCTCATTCCGCTGGAGAAGTACATTGACGAGGGTTATGCACCGAACATCAAAAAGATTTTTGACGAGAACCCGGATGTCCGCAAATCTTTCACAACCCCGGACGGACATATTTACGCCCTGCCGTTCGTTGACAAGGCTGCCGTATGGTACAGAGGCCCGATGTGGTACAACGGCAAGTTCCTAAAAGCGCTAAACGTGTCCGAACCTAAGACTACTGAGGAATTATATACATTCTTGAAACGCGTCAAGGAAGAAGATCCTAACGGAAACGGAAAGAAAGACGAGATTCCGCTGACTTCCGTCAAGCTGGATGACCTGCGTATGTACTTCTTCGGCTTCTGGGGCATGTACAACGAAGGCATCTATTCCGACAAGGATGGGAAAGTACACTACCCTTATCAGGAAGAAGGCTACAAAGGCTATCTGACGTTCATGAACCGTCTGTGGAAGGAAGAACTGCTGGATCATGAGACCTTCTCGCAAACAGGCGATCAGAAAAAAGCCAAGGGAGAAAACAATCAGCTGGCTCTGTTTAACGACTACCATGCGTACTTCACGCTCGGCGGCGAGCCTAGCAGCGAGCATCCGCTCATGACGCCGGTGAAGAGTGAAATCGCCGACTCTCCGGTATACGGCATGCATCCTGGCATGTCGGCAAGAGGCACATTCGCCATTTCGAGCAGCAACCCGGCTCCGGAAGCGACCATGCGCTGGATCGATTACCTGTACAGCTATGAAGGCGCTACGCTGTTTAACCAAGGACCGGAAGGCACCCTGTGGAAATTCAAGGATGAAGCTAACCGCGTGAAAGAATGGCTCCCAGTGCCGGGCGGCGGCGATCGTGAGGAGTATCGCGGCAAAATCACGCCGAACTACGGCATTCTGACGCCTGGCGTCAATGATCCGGATGTTGCGAAAGGTCTTCGCACCGAATTCGATGAGTGGATCGACCAGCAGAACCAAGAAAAGCTTGTGCCGATCGGTAAATCGCCGTTCCCTAACGTCTACTTGACGAATGAAGAGCAAAGCGAAGCTACCGCACTGTTGTCCGATTTGGAAACGTACGTGAAACAGATGGAAGCCAAATTCGTGACAGGCCAAGAGCCGCTTGAAAACTGGGATAAATATGTTGCACAAGTCAAGAAAATGGGCAGCGACCGTCTCGTCGAGCTGTATCAAGGCGCATACGACCGCTGGAATGCCGAGCAATAA
- a CDS encoding alpha-L-fucosidase, which yields MSENKLVEEEQAVVEQGVHNFSSEDKWVKPEDPLLLERLEWFKDQKLGLMMHWGPYSQLGLVESWALSDKDADWSRDGIDWDIDAEELKRQYFDLNKTFNPLRFQPDLWADLAAENGFKYLNFTTKHHDGFCMWDTHTTDYRVTGPDCPFHTHKYADITKELFDAFRAKGLGISAYFSKADWHTPYYWAPGMEAGSFTSRGPSYDPKKYPWLWEQFVQFTHEQIMELMTRYGRIDVLWLDAGWVNDYRDQNIRLGEAVEKARKIQPWLLSADRTVGGPYENLITPEQTLPERALHVPWESCITMGTSFSFRYEDRYKSVRQLIHLLVEIVAKGGNLALNIGPQPDGRLSETAISRMKGMGAWLKVYGEAIYGTRVCEPYSSGAVQFTQKDDTTYAIYLYRNEQEAVPEELFIPIQTAFGRVDLVGGQEALDYRRTDDGVAVRLPDQERQGTAPIAHVLRFR from the coding sequence ATGTCGGAGAACAAGCTGGTAGAGGAAGAGCAAGCGGTAGTGGAGCAGGGCGTACATAATTTCAGCAGCGAGGACAAGTGGGTCAAACCGGAGGATCCGCTGCTCCTGGAGCGCCTGGAATGGTTCAAGGACCAGAAGCTGGGCCTGATGATGCATTGGGGGCCGTATTCCCAGCTGGGCCTGGTCGAATCATGGGCGCTGAGCGATAAGGACGCGGACTGGTCGCGCGACGGCATTGATTGGGATATCGATGCGGAGGAGCTTAAGCGGCAGTATTTCGATCTGAACAAGACGTTCAACCCGCTTCGGTTTCAGCCTGATCTGTGGGCTGACCTGGCAGCGGAGAACGGCTTCAAATATTTGAATTTTACGACCAAGCATCATGACGGGTTCTGCATGTGGGATACGCATACGACCGACTACCGCGTCACGGGGCCGGACTGTCCGTTCCATACGCATAAATACGCCGATATTACGAAGGAGCTGTTTGATGCCTTCCGTGCCAAGGGGCTCGGCATTTCCGCCTATTTCTCCAAGGCCGATTGGCATACGCCGTACTACTGGGCGCCGGGAATGGAAGCGGGGAGCTTTACGTCTCGCGGACCCAGCTACGATCCGAAGAAATATCCGTGGCTGTGGGAACAGTTCGTTCAGTTTACCCATGAGCAGATCATGGAACTGATGACCCGTTACGGCCGTATTGATGTGCTGTGGCTCGATGCAGGCTGGGTGAACGATTACCGGGACCAGAATATCCGATTGGGCGAAGCGGTGGAGAAAGCGCGCAAAATCCAGCCTTGGCTCCTCTCGGCGGACCGGACGGTCGGCGGGCCTTACGAGAATCTGATCACGCCGGAGCAGACCCTCCCTGAACGTGCTCTTCACGTGCCTTGGGAAAGCTGCATCACGATGGGAACCTCCTTCTCTTTCCGTTACGAAGATCGTTACAAATCGGTTCGTCAGCTCATCCATCTGCTGGTCGAGATCGTGGCCAAAGGCGGCAATCTCGCGCTGAACATAGGCCCGCAGCCGGACGGAAGACTGTCCGAGACGGCCATTTCAAGAATGAAGGGCATGGGCGCGTGGCTGAAGGTCTACGGAGAGGCCATCTATGGAACGCGTGTCTGCGAGCCGTATTCCTCCGGCGCGGTCCAGTTTACCCAAAAAGACGATACGACCTATGCCATTTATCTGTATCGTAATGAGCAAGAAGCCGTCCCTGAGGAGCTGTTCATTCCGATTCAGACGGCGTTCGGCCGCGTTGATCTGGTCGGGGGTCAGGAGGCACTGGATTATCGCCGCACGGACGATGGTGTCGCGGTCCGTCTTCCGGATCAGGAGCGTCAGGGAACGGCGCCGATCGCGCATGTATTGCGGTTTCGGTAA
- a CDS encoding alpha-L-fucosidase, which yields MQKWFEEAKLGIFIHYGIYAVDGVSESWSFYNGRITYDEYMKQLDGFTASKFNAEKWADLIEKSGARYAVLTTKHHDGVALWDTQYSDLNVVKRTPANRDIVREYAEAIREKGIHLGMYFSLIDWSHPDYPSVFEGGRVPEDLSGVNPHTSPVDGVQDQEKWQKFLEFNNNQLREILTNYGKVDLLWFDGDWERSAEQWNLPEFKHYLQSFNPDIIINSRLQGHGDYKTPEQGIPITRPEGPWEFCTTINTSWGYVPTDHKYKSLNQIIRMFCDCISMGGNMLLDIGPREDGTIDPRQEDILLGLGAWIRTHEEAVFGTGEGIMTRYYLGGSTISEDRKTLYLFVYDDPKENVCIKGLCNPIKKITVLHSGKELEHEIHGGVPWFNIPGTTWIKMTPEDTHEQVTVLKLEFDEELEMYGGSGAVVTHN from the coding sequence ATGCAGAAATGGTTCGAAGAAGCCAAGCTGGGGATCTTCATTCACTACGGCATCTATGCCGTGGACGGGGTCTCGGAATCCTGGTCCTTCTATAACGGGAGGATCACGTACGACGAGTACATGAAGCAGCTGGACGGTTTTACGGCATCGAAATTCAATGCGGAGAAATGGGCGGACTTGATCGAGAAATCCGGCGCCCGTTATGCCGTGCTGACAACGAAGCACCATGACGGCGTCGCCCTGTGGGATACGCAGTACAGCGATCTCAACGTGGTCAAGCGGACTCCGGCCAATCGGGACATCGTGCGGGAGTATGCGGAAGCGATCAGGGAGAAGGGGATTCACCTGGGCATGTATTTCTCCCTGATCGACTGGTCGCATCCGGATTATCCGAGCGTGTTCGAAGGAGGCAGGGTGCCGGAGGATCTCAGCGGCGTCAACCCGCACACCAGTCCCGTGGACGGCGTTCAGGATCAGGAGAAGTGGCAGAAATTCCTGGAGTTCAACAACAATCAACTGCGGGAAATCCTGACGAATTACGGGAAGGTGGATCTGCTGTGGTTCGACGGCGATTGGGAACGCAGCGCCGAGCAGTGGAATCTGCCGGAGTTCAAGCATTATCTGCAATCCTTCAATCCGGATATCATCATCAACTCGCGGCTTCAGGGCCACGGCGATTATAAAACGCCGGAACAGGGCATTCCGATCACGAGACCGGAGGGACCGTGGGAATTCTGCACCACGATCAACACCTCATGGGGCTACGTGCCGACAGACCATAAATACAAATCATTAAACCAGATCATTCGGATGTTCTGCGACTGCATCTCCATGGGCGGCAATATGCTCTTGGATATCGGTCCCCGCGAGGACGGCACCATCGATCCAAGGCAGGAGGACATTCTGCTTGGGCTGGGAGCTTGGATCCGAACTCATGAGGAGGCCGTATTCGGAACGGGCGAAGGCATTATGACCCGCTATTATCTGGGAGGAAGCACGATCTCCGAGGATCGAAAGACATTGTATTTATTTGTCTATGACGACCCGAAGGAGAATGTGTGCATCAAGGGACTGTGCAATCCGATCAAGAAAATTACCGTGCTGCATTCGGGCAAAGAGCTTGAACATGAAATCCATGGAGGCGTGCCTTGGTTCAACATTCCGGGGACGACGTGGATCAAAATGACGCCGGAAGATACGCATGAGCAGGTGACGGTCCTTAAGCTGGAGTTTGATGAAGAGCTGGAGATGTACGGCGGCTCGGGAGCCGTCGTCACCCATAACTAA